CTTCATTTTCCTCATCATCAATCGAGTAGCCCAGGGTTTTATAGAGCTCAAGACATTCTTCAAGCTTCGACCGATCGGTAATCGTACGAGGAGTCACCGGCTGAAGAGCGATTGTACTTATCAGCTTCTCTCTCTTTTCGACAGGCAGAAAGGCTAGAAACGTTTTGCCAAGACCGGTACAGTGCAGCGGTTTTTGGTATCCCGGCTGAGCAGTTGTTTTTATGGATCGGTTACTGTCGATTTTCAGTACATACACTAATCGCTCTTCTGATAAAACCGCCATAAAGACCGTTTCTTGGACATCCTCCATCAGCTTAGATAGTACCGGCTTTCCAATTGAAGCGATATCAAGCGATTCCATGGCATTGTTTCCAATTTGAATAAGTTTTGGCCCGAGCTTATACCTTTTTGCATGGTCCTGTAATAAATACCCTTCGTTAAACAATGTCGAAATTAAATGAAACGTGCTACTTTGCGGTAGTCCCAATTCGTCGCTTATGTCTTTGACAGTAAGACCATTCCGCTTCATTGCCAGGAGCTCAAACACTTTTAAAACACGTACGGCTGACTTTACCACATGGCTCCTCCTTTCAAATCATATATGTGATTTGAAATTCTATTTAGAATTTTCATTAATTTTATTCTAGCACGTTATGCCGTA
This window of the Bacillus gobiensis genome carries:
- a CDS encoding IclR family transcriptional regulator, coding for MVKSAVRVLKVFELLAMKRNGLTVKDISDELGLPQSSTFHLISTLFNEGYLLQDHAKRYKLGPKLIQIGNNAMESLDIASIGKPVLSKLMEDVQETVFMAVLSEERLVYVLKIDSNRSIKTTAQPGYQKPLHCTGLGKTFLAFLPVEKREKLISTIALQPVTPRTITDRSKLEECLELYKTLGYSIDDEENEEGLFCVAAPIYGGGNIVEAAISVAGPKERMSKRKEEIARKLTEAAAKLSIQMGYKKGVI